A single region of the Erythrobacter sp. HL-111 genome encodes:
- a CDS encoding transcription termination/antitermination protein NusG, whose amino-acid sequence MSIWFLIQTRPNADAIARRNLERQRFVTFQPLERRTRVQKGRFVAERRPFFPGYLFATYPEAAAPWSVINSTYGVVRLVSFAGKPAIVPKSVIRDLREACDEDEVIAFGQDLAEGTEVEIASGSFAGLVGEVLSLSPNNRVLVLLDFLGRQTRVNLPAGAVRRAPGSRTAKGAGR is encoded by the coding sequence ATGTCGATCTGGTTTCTCATCCAGACAAGGCCGAATGCCGATGCGATCGCTCGCCGCAATCTCGAGCGTCAGCGGTTCGTCACGTTCCAGCCATTGGAGCGTCGCACGCGCGTCCAGAAAGGGCGATTCGTCGCCGAACGCCGGCCGTTCTTTCCGGGCTACCTCTTCGCGACCTACCCCGAAGCCGCCGCGCCCTGGTCGGTGATCAATTCGACCTACGGGGTCGTGCGGCTCGTGTCGTTCGCCGGCAAGCCCGCGATCGTCCCGAAATCGGTGATCCGGGACCTGCGCGAAGCCTGCGACGAGGACGAGGTGATCGCCTTCGGCCAGGATCTCGCCGAAGGCACCGAGGTCGAGATCGCGAGCGGGTCCTTCGCGGGCCTCGTCGGCGAGGTCCTCTCGCTCAGCCCGAACAACCGCGTGCTCGTGCTGCTCGATTTCCTCGGCCGGCAGACGCGGGTGAACCTCCCGGCGGGCGCGGTGCGGCGGGCTCCGGGTTCCCGAACGGCGAAGGGAGCGGGTCGATGA
- a CDS encoding ABC transporter ATP-binding protein: MNKLEPSQPASSASQPTHSASQEGYDAVANLPVWRMAWDLLDRRERRNALIVLAMTIIAGFAAAAMVASVLPFLTVLAQPERIGEIAALDWFYTRFGFTSTYAFLVALGAASFGVIVVSNLIQIARIFIVSRFTNMRVHSISQKLLAAYLRQPYEFFLDRHSGEMSTQILAESQLVVDRFFIPAAQVFASGFTVLSVVILLVWVDPIVAILCFVVFGGTYGLIFSQTRARLAMMGKVRAEANKARYKLAGEALGGIKDIKLLGREAAYLDRYAGPSRRMAKMRVTATLLGTVPQFGMQMIAFGGVILLCLVLLSPESLEGGDALGAIVPILGVFAFAGQRLMPELSKLYGSITELRFAGSALASIHADFALRNASAKPTRIPPAPLGLKRTLELDDVSYRYPRDSNAGLTDVSLKIRAGERIGIVGPTGAGKTTLVDIVLGLLRPASGVLRIDGADLTETNLRAWQQSLAYVPQDIFLLDASVAENIALGVAAHEIDEVRVARAARIAQLDEFIRNDLSHGYQTMVGERGVRLSGGQRQRIGIARALYRDADVIIFDEATSALDNLTEREVMSSIEALPGDKTVMIIAHRLSTVRRSDRIIMLERGKVLGMGSWDELHSTSEAFRALARVD, encoded by the coding sequence ATGAATAAATTAGAACCCTCCCAGCCGGCTTCCTCCGCTTCTCAGCCAACGCATTCCGCTTCGCAGGAGGGCTATGATGCGGTCGCTAACCTGCCGGTCTGGCGGATGGCGTGGGACCTGCTTGATCGGCGTGAGCGTCGCAACGCACTCATAGTGCTCGCCATGACGATTATTGCTGGTTTCGCGGCGGCGGCGATGGTGGCCTCGGTGCTCCCCTTCCTGACCGTGTTGGCGCAGCCTGAGCGCATTGGCGAGATTGCGGCGCTCGATTGGTTTTACACACGCTTCGGGTTTACTTCGACCTATGCGTTTCTCGTGGCGCTCGGCGCGGCCTCGTTTGGCGTCATCGTTGTTTCCAACCTGATCCAGATTGCCCGCATTTTTATTGTCTCGCGCTTCACCAATATGCGCGTGCACTCAATCAGCCAGAAGCTCCTCGCGGCCTATTTGCGCCAGCCTTATGAATTCTTCCTCGACCGGCACTCGGGAGAGATGAGCACGCAGATCCTGGCCGAAAGCCAACTCGTGGTCGATAGATTCTTCATCCCGGCGGCGCAGGTCTTCGCCTCGGGTTTCACCGTGCTTTCGGTGGTGATCTTGCTGGTCTGGGTTGACCCGATCGTCGCGATTTTGTGCTTCGTGGTGTTTGGCGGCACCTATGGGTTGATCTTCTCGCAAACGCGCGCGCGCCTCGCGATGATGGGCAAAGTCCGCGCCGAGGCGAACAAGGCGCGCTACAAGCTCGCGGGCGAGGCGCTGGGCGGGATCAAGGATATCAAGCTCCTGGGTAGAGAGGCTGCATATCTTGACCGCTACGCGGGGCCCTCTCGCCGGATGGCCAAAATGCGTGTCACGGCGACATTGCTGGGCACTGTTCCGCAGTTTGGCATGCAGATGATTGCCTTTGGCGGAGTTATCCTGCTCTGCCTTGTGCTTCTCTCTCCCGAAAGCCTTGAAGGAGGGGATGCACTGGGCGCGATTGTTCCGATCCTCGGGGTGTTTGCCTTTGCAGGCCAGCGCCTTATGCCGGAGCTTTCGAAGCTTTATGGCTCGATCACCGAGCTGCGTTTCGCTGGCTCTGCTCTTGCCTCTATTCACGCCGATTTTGCGCTCCGCAACGCGTCTGCCAAACCAACTCGCATCCCGCCCGCGCCGCTCGGACTTAAACGCACGCTTGAACTAGACGATGTAAGCTACCGCTATCCGCGCGACAGCAATGCTGGCCTGACGGACGTATCGCTCAAGATTCGCGCGGGCGAACGGATCGGGATCGTCGGCCCCACTGGGGCGGGCAAGACCACGCTGGTCGACATCGTGCTTGGCTTGCTTCGTCCAGCCTCAGGGGTTCTGAGGATAGACGGGGCCGATCTGACGGAGACAAACCTGCGAGCCTGGCAGCAGAGCCTCGCCTATGTACCGCAGGATATCTTCTTGCTCGATGCAAGCGTTGCTGAAAACATTGCCCTCGGCGTTGCAGCCCACGAGATAGACGAAGTTCGTGTCGCTCGGGCGGCGCGCATAGCTCAACTTGATGAGTTTATCCGGAACGACCTTTCCCACGGATATCAGACAATGGTGGGCGAGCGCGGTGTTCGTCTCTCTGGCGGCCAGCGTCAGCGTATCGGGATTGCACGCGCGCTTTACCGTGATGCAGATGTCATAATCTTCGACGAAGCGACCAGCGCCCTTGATAACCTAACTGAACGCGAAGTGATGTCGTCTATCGAGGCGTTGCCTGGTGACAAGACCGTCATGATTATCGCTCACCGTTTAAGTACGGTCAGACGCAGTGATCGGATCATCATGCTTGAGCGGGGGAAGGTCTTGGGCATGGGATCATGGGACGAACTCCACTCAACAAGCGAAGCCTTCCGAGCCCTTGCCCGCGTCGATTAG
- a CDS encoding glycosyltransferase family 1 protein, producing the protein MGSYSQITPYYPPSISGVGDYSKLLADAAEQAGQELSTLVASGTPSGATALRAHSARELNQALEASEAVLLHFSGYGYAKWGLCHWLVEGLTAWKGVDARRRLVTIFHEVYATGPVWRASFWTSNSQRRIARELANLSDVGFVTSQAGYDRLKALSSDIPLEVLAVFSNMGEPDWVEPLAQRQPVAVIFGGPSKRKSVYAAEHAALAAGMDRLEVQEIIDIGPDQIAPKVFAGRPVRALGALPEKEVSKWLLSARVGLIDYPRHVVTKSGIAASYFAHGLLVVNASRIGNLPRDLAEGREFETPEGLASGGNDPERVARVGYAWYQPHNLSQTWRKIHEALG; encoded by the coding sequence ATGGGTTCATATAGCCAAATCACGCCTTACTACCCCCCTTCAATTAGTGGCGTTGGCGATTATTCGAAGCTTCTCGCGGATGCCGCTGAGCAGGCTGGACAAGAACTCTCCACGCTCGTTGCATCCGGTACGCCAAGCGGAGCCACCGCGCTGCGCGCACACAGCGCGAGGGAGTTGAACCAGGCTTTGGAAGCATCCGAGGCGGTGCTGCTGCATTTCTCAGGCTATGGCTATGCAAAGTGGGGCCTATGTCACTGGTTGGTCGAGGGCTTGACAGCTTGGAAGGGGGTAGATGCGAGGCGTCGCCTCGTAACCATATTTCACGAAGTCTATGCGACTGGTCCCGTATGGAGAGCCAGTTTCTGGACATCGAATTCACAACGGCGGATCGCGCGCGAACTGGCCAACCTGAGCGATGTAGGCTTTGTGACGTCTCAGGCAGGCTATGATCGGCTCAAAGCGCTTTCATCCGATATACCGCTTGAAGTCTTGGCAGTCTTCTCGAACATGGGTGAACCGGACTGGGTTGAGCCGCTGGCCCAGAGGCAGCCGGTCGCCGTCATATTTGGCGGACCATCAAAGCGCAAAAGCGTTTATGCCGCTGAACACGCGGCATTGGCGGCGGGCATGGACCGATTAGAAGTCCAAGAGATTATTGACATCGGACCTGACCAGATCGCCCCAAAGGTTTTTGCGGGTCGTCCCGTTCGGGCGCTCGGGGCGTTACCTGAAAAGGAAGTGTCGAAATGGCTTCTTTCGGCCCGCGTAGGACTGATCGACTATCCAAGGCACGTGGTTACGAAGTCGGGAATAGCCGCCTCCTATTTCGCGCACGGCCTCCTTGTCGTAAACGCTAGTCGGATAGGCAATTTGCCGCGCGACCTTGCGGAAGGGCGGGAGTTCGAAACCCCGGAAGGCCTCGCGAGTGGCGGAAATGATCCCGAGCGTGTCGCAAGAGTAGGATACGCATGGTATCAGCCTCATAACCTCAGCCAAACCTGGCGCAAGATCCACGAGGCGCTGGGGTGA
- a CDS encoding FkbM family methyltransferase — protein MRLKRYANPHWAALRARSAFEGWVPDRLLMDAIGRTSRYSAEPEVTSLRHLIDAERTAIDIGAAYGLYSWNLVRHCRRCVAFEANPASAARLARGLPGVEVHACALSNREGTARLRIPRRHGISVTGYGTLESTFRSDFQMWDEVAVPTRTLDSFGIESVGFIKIDVEGHELAVLQGGEQTIRRNRPMLLLEFNSHCVNEEAREIIEWLGYLNYHAQPFSSKSNTLFVSR, from the coding sequence ATGCGTCTTAAGCGCTACGCCAATCCGCACTGGGCGGCTTTAAGGGCCCGCTCCGCCTTCGAGGGCTGGGTGCCTGATCGCTTACTGATGGACGCGATTGGGCGAACCAGTCGGTATTCGGCTGAGCCAGAAGTGACATCCCTTCGCCACCTTATCGATGCAGAAAGAACTGCGATTGATATTGGCGCGGCATACGGTCTCTATAGTTGGAACCTTGTGCGCCACTGTCGCCGTTGTGTGGCATTTGAGGCAAACCCTGCCAGCGCTGCTCGCCTGGCCCGTGGTCTACCGGGCGTTGAGGTGCATGCTTGTGCCTTGTCGAATCGCGAAGGGACTGCTCGTTTGCGCATACCTCGGCGTCACGGGATATCTGTGACTGGATATGGAACGTTAGAAAGCACATTCAGGTCGGATTTTCAGATGTGGGATGAGGTTGCGGTTCCGACACGCACTCTGGACTCATTCGGTATCGAGAGTGTTGGCTTCATAAAGATCGACGTGGAGGGACACGAGCTCGCAGTCTTGCAAGGTGGAGAGCAAACGATCCGTCGTAATCGCCCAATGCTCCTTCTCGAATTTAATTCCCATTGTGTGAACGAAGAAGCCCGAGAGATCATCGAGTGGCTGGGTTATTTGAATTATCACGCACAACCGTTCTCATCCAAATCAAATACTTTATTTGTTTCGCGCTAG
- a CDS encoding FkbM family methyltransferase, giving the protein MRSHTEWYALWSGQYDEEFIGLLAKLLAAFPGSFLDVGGNIGMYAVRVSRLSGCKTICFEPMPRNTTRIRQNAQLNGVEGELEVLEIALSDHEGSADLVLREDFVAGSQTGNASIAISNEADGLFERIKVPVLRFDDFLAGRAEKNIFVAKVDIEGHEDFFLRGAEKWLGQNRPVILTEINNWFYLKRGTTSAAAFSQSLPRDYSVALVSNQFGKYLLEEIPVEQLADLKGLHNCLLYPPEKSELINSVISYGASE; this is encoded by the coding sequence ATGCGTTCGCACACCGAGTGGTATGCGCTCTGGTCAGGCCAGTATGACGAGGAATTCATAGGCCTATTGGCGAAGCTTCTGGCGGCTTTTCCGGGCAGCTTCCTCGATGTTGGCGGGAACATTGGCATGTATGCTGTGCGCGTGAGCCGATTGTCCGGATGCAAGACCATCTGTTTCGAGCCGATGCCACGAAACACCACACGTATTCGTCAGAACGCTCAATTAAATGGTGTTGAGGGTGAGCTCGAGGTGCTCGAGATTGCCTTGTCGGATCACGAGGGGAGTGCCGATCTCGTTCTGCGCGAGGACTTTGTGGCGGGCTCGCAAACGGGCAACGCGTCAATCGCCATATCGAACGAAGCCGATGGGCTTTTCGAACGGATCAAGGTCCCGGTTCTGCGTTTCGATGATTTTCTTGCCGGACGGGCGGAGAAGAATATCTTCGTCGCGAAGGTCGACATTGAGGGCCATGAAGATTTTTTCTTGCGCGGCGCAGAGAAATGGCTTGGCCAGAACCGGCCCGTAATACTGACTGAGATAAACAACTGGTTTTATCTGAAGCGGGGTACGACGTCAGCCGCAGCTTTCAGTCAATCTTTGCCTAGAGACTATTCCGTGGCGCTCGTCAGTAATCAGTTTGGCAAGTATCTGCTCGAGGAAATTCCCGTGGAGCAACTCGCCGATTTGAAAGGTCTTCATAATTGCTTGCTTTACCCTCCTGAAAAAAGCGAACTGATAAATTCAGTGATTTCATATGGTGCCTCGGAATAA
- a CDS encoding exopolysaccharide biosynthesis polyprenyl glycosylphosphotransferase: protein MTKPRSGILAVDARGTPQAERAEPAGSPAEAGDRRPKPYPVEETESSNPDRPGSAPGVRQTQGQDRDGRWGGAAIGEATLLIRQLELPLQLIGGLLPTMAVWAVQDRVLFTAFYNETLVALAAASVLSWYVLSKLREHAKARHLSYILPVNFLVFSGALGVLALLRLPYSASVFATGAGCTILASFLLAVRSRGLLRPHLIVPGGRAAEINLTGNYLPAPSAADLTGLVRSGRRNWAIVADLHYSHSPGWERLFAEAALAGIPVYHFRQIAEMQTGQVKITHLSENDLGSLIPNVSYMSMKRLIDIVAALVLLPFCLVGFALLAIVIRLDSPGKAFFIQDRVGFRGQTFRLFKFRTMRERDVKAESQARREDAMTRSDDDRITRVGRFLRKTRIDELPQIFNILKGDMSFVGPRPEAKALAEWYEEELPFYSYRHIVRPGITGWAQVNQGHVTDVSDILSKLRYDFYYIRNISLWLDVLVALKTLRVIVTGMGAK, encoded by the coding sequence ATGACCAAGCCGCGCTCCGGCATCCTCGCGGTGGATGCGCGCGGTACGCCGCAGGCCGAACGCGCCGAACCGGCCGGTTCGCCGGCGGAGGCCGGGGATCGCCGGCCCAAGCCCTATCCGGTCGAGGAGACGGAAAGCTCCAACCCTGATCGCCCCGGTTCCGCGCCCGGCGTGCGGCAGACGCAGGGGCAGGACCGGGACGGGCGCTGGGGCGGGGCCGCGATCGGCGAGGCCACCCTCCTGATCCGGCAGCTCGAGCTTCCGCTGCAACTCATCGGCGGGCTTCTTCCGACCATGGCGGTCTGGGCGGTGCAGGACCGGGTCCTGTTCACGGCCTTCTACAACGAGACGCTGGTCGCGCTCGCCGCCGCATCGGTCCTGAGCTGGTACGTGCTGTCGAAACTGCGCGAGCACGCCAAGGCGCGCCACCTGTCCTACATCCTGCCGGTCAATTTCCTGGTGTTCAGCGGGGCGCTCGGCGTGCTCGCGCTGCTGCGGCTGCCCTATTCCGCCTCGGTCTTCGCGACCGGAGCGGGCTGCACCATCCTTGCGAGTTTCCTGCTCGCGGTGCGAAGCCGCGGGCTGCTGCGGCCCCACCTGATCGTTCCCGGGGGCCGGGCGGCGGAAATCAACCTCACCGGCAATTACCTCCCCGCGCCCTCGGCCGCCGACCTCACCGGGCTGGTGCGCTCGGGCCGCCGGAACTGGGCGATCGTCGCCGACCTGCACTATTCTCACTCGCCCGGCTGGGAACGCTTGTTCGCCGAGGCCGCGCTGGCGGGCATTCCGGTCTACCACTTCCGCCAGATCGCCGAGATGCAGACCGGGCAGGTCAAGATCACCCACCTCAGCGAGAACGACCTCGGCTCGCTGATCCCGAACGTCTCCTACATGTCGATGAAGCGGCTGATCGACATCGTCGCCGCGCTGGTGCTGCTGCCGTTCTGCCTCGTCGGGTTCGCGCTGCTGGCGATCGTCATCAGGCTCGATTCGCCCGGCAAGGCCTTCTTCATCCAGGACCGGGTCGGCTTTCGCGGCCAGACCTTCCGCCTGTTCAAGTTCCGCACCATGCGCGAGCGCGACGTGAAGGCCGAATCGCAGGCCCGGCGCGAGGACGCCATGACCCGCAGCGACGACGACCGGATCACCCGCGTCGGAAGGTTCCTGCGCAAGACCCGGATCGACGAGCTGCCGCAGATCTTCAACATCCTCAAAGGCGACATGAGCTTCGTCGGCCCCCGGCCCGAGGCCAAGGCGCTGGCCGAATGGTACGAGGAGGAACTGCCCTTCTATTCCTATCGCCACATCGTGCGGCCCGGGATCACCGGCTGGGCGCAGGTCAACCAGGGCCACGTGACCGACGTGTCCGACATTCTTTCGAAGCTGCGCTACGATTTCTACTACATCCGCAACATCTCGCTGTGGCTGGACGTGCTCGTCGCGCTCAAGACGCTGCGGGTGATCGTCACCGGAATGGGCGCGAAGTGA
- a CDS encoding transposase yields MVSGIIFVIRNGLRWRDGPPAYGPRKTIHNRFIRWIRLGLFNRVSPALAAKGGRRIR; encoded by the coding sequence ATCGTAAGCGGCATCATCTTTGTGATCAGGAACGGACTGCGCTGGCGTGATGGGCCTCCCGCGTATGGTCCTCGCAAGACAATCCATAATCGCTTTATCCGCTGGATCCGCCTGGGCTTGTTCAACCGAGTCTCCCCCGCGCTGGCGGCCAAAGGTGGAAGGCGGATACGCTGA
- a CDS encoding glycosyltransferase family 1 protein: MFKIAIITNARAADQRSMIGYGDLLLEAARQTEARVVEWRGVSFFGKLPVSGIWRKLALNLDRFIVTPLKLAGKRADIVHVVDPGNSVYLQLVRSKHSILTVHDMIPYLARDGKLPGWQPTRTGRWLMNWITGCLRKADHIICVSHATKRDLLAYVDIPEERVSVIHNAVFQPMAPASIEDCRDFRARHGIPQDAPLILHIGRNWYKNREAVLEVFARVRAVEAGARLAFVGALTPALQSQADALGVCEAMHLIEKVSETDLPSLYTTASALLFPSHYEGFGLPVLEAQMCGTSVVCSANGSLKEVASKVSVYGTISEMADACISAIRRTRENSNALKEHTHLLETFSESKWFGAHYALYQAQYPGAEHKLHTIRSSGPKVSDFLR; encoded by the coding sequence GTGTTCAAGATAGCCATCATCACCAATGCCCGCGCAGCCGATCAGCGATCGATGATCGGTTATGGCGACCTCCTGCTTGAAGCCGCGCGGCAGACAGAAGCACGCGTCGTTGAATGGCGTGGAGTTTCGTTTTTCGGCAAGCTCCCCGTCTCAGGGATCTGGCGCAAGCTCGCGCTCAATCTCGACAGGTTCATCGTGACCCCACTGAAACTGGCAGGCAAACGCGCTGACATCGTGCATGTCGTTGATCCCGGCAATTCGGTCTATCTCCAATTGGTTCGCTCCAAACATTCGATCCTGACGGTCCACGACATGATTCCGTATCTGGCGAGGGACGGGAAGCTTCCAGGATGGCAGCCGACACGCACGGGTCGTTGGCTCATGAACTGGATTACGGGCTGTTTGCGAAAGGCCGATCACATCATATGCGTATCACACGCGACCAAGCGTGACCTGTTGGCCTATGTAGATATTCCCGAGGAACGTGTGAGCGTTATCCATAACGCGGTGTTCCAGCCCATGGCGCCGGCGTCGATCGAAGACTGCCGCGATTTCCGTGCGCGCCACGGAATTCCACAAGATGCGCCGTTGATTTTGCATATCGGACGGAATTGGTACAAAAACCGCGAAGCTGTATTGGAGGTCTTTGCACGAGTTCGGGCAGTGGAGGCAGGTGCCCGACTGGCATTTGTGGGCGCGCTAACGCCAGCATTGCAAAGTCAAGCAGACGCCTTGGGGGTTTGTGAAGCAATGCATCTTATCGAAAAGGTGTCCGAAACCGACCTTCCCTCACTCTACACTACCGCGTCCGCTCTACTTTTTCCTTCGCACTACGAGGGCTTTGGCCTGCCTGTCCTAGAAGCACAGATGTGCGGTACATCTGTGGTATGCTCAGCCAATGGATCCCTCAAGGAAGTTGCGAGCAAGGTAAGTGTCTATGGCACGATTTCGGAAATGGCAGACGCCTGCATCTCCGCAATCAGGCGGACCAGAGAGAATTCAAACGCATTGAAAGAACACACCCACCTTCTAGAAACATTCTCTGAAAGCAAGTGGTTTGGCGCTCATTATGCTCTTTACCAAGCGCAATATCCTGGCGCAGAACATAAGCTGCATACGATTAGATCTTCAGGCCCGAAAGTCTCCGATTTTCTACGGTGA
- a CDS encoding MarR family EPS-associated transcriptional regulator, which produces MSVQRERAREEAQFKVMRLIERDPHLSQRDLANELGISLGATHYVLRGLVERGFIKLDRFRQSPDKRRYAYVLTPGGMAAKSAIARRFLARKRAEYDALKREIEELGAELERGAGE; this is translated from the coding sequence GTGAGCGTCCAGCGCGAGCGGGCGCGCGAAGAAGCCCAGTTCAAGGTGATGCGCCTGATCGAGCGCGACCCGCACCTCTCGCAGCGCGACCTGGCGAACGAACTCGGCATCAGCCTCGGCGCGACGCACTACGTGCTGCGGGGGCTGGTCGAACGCGGCTTCATCAAGCTCGACCGTTTCCGCCAGTCCCCCGACAAGCGCCGCTACGCCTACGTCCTCACCCCCGGCGGAATGGCCGCCAAGAGCGCGATCGCCCGGCGGTTCCTGGCGAGGAAGCGCGCGGAATACGACGCGCTGAAGCGCGAGATCGAGGAACTGGGCGCCGAGCTGGAGCGGGGTGCGGGGGAGTGA
- a CDS encoding glycosyltransferase family 4 protein, whose amino-acid sequence MRLVFINRFFHPDESATSLMLTDLINGLALQNPDMHVITAGGSYTPQFEGEAPEGLPERLTVTRLPTLPISNGSLVGRLISFMVFYYALILVGLREIRRGDVVVCLTDPPLVGIFAVSVARLKGAQVIHWVQDIYPETAVRLGFGSSGNPLLVLASRLRDWAWKRAAVNVVIGERMQDMLVSRGVEAEQVQVIQNWAGEDELEPLEANANPLRGEWGFDAETMVIGYSGNLGRAHDADTMLDAGKLLARESDSPFRLLFIGGGVKHAVLDSAECSDLAGLIERRSYRPRRELALSLNVPDVHWLSLEPDLEGLIVPSKFYGAAAVGKPIIFIGDTDGEVARLLEDAECGASFAKGDAQGVADYLASLAASPALRQRLGANARSYSLEKLPRSARLREWRSLVREVALLGAAAGPDRAATAQGGRIIGYNDNDGEVRGRASETL is encoded by the coding sequence ATGCGCCTCGTCTTCATCAACCGCTTCTTTCATCCGGACGAGTCGGCGACCTCGCTGATGCTGACCGACCTGATCAACGGGCTGGCGCTGCAGAACCCCGACATGCACGTGATCACGGCGGGCGGTTCCTACACGCCGCAGTTCGAGGGCGAGGCGCCCGAGGGCCTGCCCGAGCGGCTGACCGTGACCCGCCTGCCCACGCTCCCGATTTCCAACGGTTCGCTGGTCGGGCGGCTGATCAGTTTCATGGTGTTCTACTACGCTCTGATCCTCGTCGGGCTGCGCGAGATCCGGCGCGGCGACGTCGTCGTGTGCCTGACCGATCCGCCGCTCGTCGGGATCTTCGCCGTTTCGGTCGCCCGGCTGAAGGGCGCGCAGGTGATCCACTGGGTGCAGGACATCTATCCCGAAACCGCGGTCCGGCTCGGCTTCGGTTCCTCGGGCAATCCGCTGCTGGTGCTGGCCTCGCGGCTGCGGGACTGGGCGTGGAAGCGGGCCGCCGTCAACGTCGTCATCGGGGAGCGGATGCAGGACATGCTGGTGTCGCGCGGGGTCGAGGCGGAGCAGGTGCAGGTCATCCAGAACTGGGCCGGCGAAGACGAGCTCGAACCGCTCGAAGCGAACGCGAACCCGCTGCGCGGCGAATGGGGGTTCGACGCGGAGACGATGGTGATCGGCTATTCGGGCAATCTCGGCCGGGCGCATGATGCCGATACCATGCTCGATGCGGGCAAGCTCCTCGCGCGCGAGAGCGATTCGCCGTTCCGCCTCCTCTTCATCGGCGGCGGGGTGAAGCACGCGGTGCTCGACAGCGCGGAATGCTCAGACCTTGCCGGCCTGATCGAACGGCGTTCCTATCGACCCCGGCGCGAGCTCGCCCTCAGCCTCAACGTGCCGGACGTCCACTGGCTGTCGCTCGAACCCGATCTGGAAGGGCTGATCGTGCCGAGCAAGTTCTATGGCGCGGCGGCCGTGGGCAAGCCGATCATCTTCATCGGCGACACGGATGGCGAGGTCGCGCGCCTGCTCGAGGACGCCGAGTGCGGTGCGAGCTTCGCCAAGGGCGATGCGCAGGGCGTGGCCGACTATCTCGCCTCGCTCGCCGCGAGCCCGGCACTCCGGCAGCGGCTCGGCGCGAACGCGCGGAGCTATTCGCTCGAGAAGCTGCCCCGGTCCGCGCGGCTGAGGGAATGGCGCTCCCTCGTCCGCGAGGTCGCGCTCCTCGGCGCCGCGGCAGGGCCCGATCGCGCTGCCACCGCGCAGGGCGGGCGCATCATCGGATACAACGACAATGACGGGGAAGTCCGGGGCCGCGCTTCCGAGACGCTCTGA